The DNA region TTTTGGGCATAGGCATTAATGTGAATCAAAAGGCCAAAGAATGGCCTTCAGAATTGAAAGATGTCGCGATTTCACTGCGCATGATTTACGATAAGTGGATTGATCGCGCGGAATTGTTAGCCCTCATTCTCGCCAAACTTGAGAAAAACTACCAGCAGTTCAAAATTAACGGCATTGGCGAAATTATGGAACGTTGGAAGGCGCGCTGCCCGAGATACAAAAAAAATATTGTCATCGATCAAATGGGCAAACATCTGGAAGGACGTTTCAGGAATATTGATGAAGACGGTTATTTGATTTTAAGACAAAAAAGCGGCGAAGTGATTCGCGTCTCCGCAGGAGATGTTGCGTAGGAATAAATTCAGGGAAGGTTCGCGATGTATTTGATGGCGGTGGATATCGGCAATACCAACGTGGTGATCGGTATTTTTCAGGACGATAAAATCATTTATCACTGGCGCATCAGTAGCAAAGTGCCGCGCACTGAAGACGAGTTCTGGATTTTTGTCAATTCTCTTTTTCAAACGCACGCTGTTAAAATTGGGGAAATCAGTTACGCCATCATATCTTCCGTGGTGCCGGATTTGACGCAGCCATTTATGAATTTAATGAAAAAGTATTTCAAAGTTGACCCGTTGGTCGTGGATGCGGATCTGGACACAGGCCTCAAGCTGCTGGTCGATAACCCGGCTTCTGTGGGCGCTGATCGAATTTGTAATTGTGTCGCCGGATTTCAGAAATACGGCGGTCCGCTGGTAGTTCTCGACTTTGGCACGGCGACTACATTTGATGTGGTCACGAAAAAGTGCGAGTTCATCGGCGGAATAATTGCTCCCGGCATTGAGATGACAGCCACGATTTTGCACCAATTAGCGGCGAAATTGCCCAAGGTGGAATTGAAATTTCCCAAAAACGTTGTCGGAAAAAATACGGAAACCAATATTCAGGCCGGACTCATGTACGGGACGGTTGAATTGATTGACGGCTTGATTCGTCGTATCGAAGAAGAGTTGAACGAAAAAGTCAAAGTCGTCGCCACCGGCGGGTTGGCAGATGTCGTCAGTCCACATCTGAAAACGACCGTCGCAATCGAGCCGGATTTGACGCTGCTGGGAATGAGACTCATTTTTGAACGATTGTCATAAATTTTGCAAGTAAAGAGTTGTCAACATTTTTGTATTTTCTAAAAAGCAAATTTTTTGGGAAAAACCAAGGGAGGAAGCCATGAACCGGCATACGACAACTTTTGTTACTTTTCTCATTATCTCAATTCTTGTTTTTTTCTCTCCTGCCAATTCTCAAGTAAAACTTGTGCCTCAAATTACCAGTCCCGCTCTTGGTGAAGTCATTGACGCGAACGAGAATCTCACATTTCAGATTTTCCCGAATGTCCGGGGCTTCAGCGCAGCGCGATTTTATCTGAGAGATGCCAATGATTATTATTTGCATATCTTAAGAAATTCCGAAACGGGCGGGCAAGTACTCATCCTGCATCTTAATCTGTTTTCTTTCAATAAAATCAAAACAAAAATATTAAAAAAGATCAAGCAGTTCAAAACAACAGGAAAGGCGGATCAAATACTCGTCTGTCCCATCGAGGAAGCGAAATGGCAGGAAACGACAAAACAAAAAAAAATTCAGCTTGTCGATGGCAATGAAATCTACGGGGTCATCACCGGCGTGAAAAACGACACGCTTTTGCTGCAGACAAATTCAGGCTTAAAAATTTCGATCCCTGATGAGACAGTGCAAAGCATTCAGGGAGTTCGCACCAGAGTCGTCAGCGGCGGAAAATTTTATCGTGTGGATCCTAACTCGTCGCGGTTGTTTTTTGCGCCAACCGGGAGAGCCCTCAAAAAGGAAAGTGGGTATTTTGCCGATTATTACATTTTTTTCCCGACGGTAGCGTACGGTTTTAGCGACAATATTGCTTGCGCTGTTGGCATGTCCATTTTTCCGGGCGCCAGTTCCCAATTAATTTACGTTGCTCCCAAAATTACTTTTCCTCTTTCCAAGAGCGTCGGGATGAGTGCTGGCTTACTGTATATGGCAATTCCGGAAAAAACAGATGATGTCGGTCTGGGATATGTTGTTTCGACGTTTGGAGATCAATACAAAGGAATTACTTTGGGCGTCGGTGTATCAATGTTATCCAACAATAATGGCAATGCAGTGCTGCTGGTTGGTGGAGAGACACAGGTTTCAAATCGCGTCAAACTCATCAGCGAAAATTGGATTTTTACTGGAGGGGATGGATTTACGCTTTTGTCCGGCGGAATTCGTTTCTTCGGTGACCGCATGGCTGTGGATTTAGCTTTTCTAACGGCAAAAGAATTCTGGGAAGAATCGGAAGGATTTCCGTTTATCCCTTATGTTGACTTTTCGGTGATGTTTGGGAAATAAAAAAAGGGGATTTCAGGGATGACAATCCATGACCACTGAAGCGTGTAAAATAATTTTTTGTCCCCTACTGCGAGGGGCGCGGGTTTTGCTTTCAACCATTTGCAAATCATTCAGCTCTGACTGAACGCGTTGATAGTCAAAAAGCCATCGAACGAGCGAGCGGAACTGAACTTTTGCAGAAATTTCTGATTTGATCCGGCGGAAAATGCGAGATTTAGCGGCAGCGGAATAAATAGTGCCAAAAAAATAAAAAGAGTTGGCTGGCAAGATTAGCTTTTTTTTGTGCATTCGTCTCATTTCAGCCCCCCAAAAATCAACAATGCGCAGTTTCTAATTTGAATTTCAAGAACATGCCCCAAAAAAAGATTATCCGTTTCCGTCTCCCAGTTGCCTTTTTTCGCCAAATTTAATTTTTTCCTTGACTTTTTCGGAATTCGGGTTTATATTAAGATTGAAAATGACGATTGAGACAATTGATTTCTGAAACAGTGCACTTTATTTTCTATGACATTGAGCAAAACAGAGATGCGCAATAGTGTCTGAAACGGGATGTTTTGTTCTTTTGACATGTTTTAAGAAATTAATTAAGCGATTTGATTTTTCAAATTCTGGCCGCTCCTTAAAATTTTTTCCTTTTGAACAACTAATCCGATCACAATACAAGTTGGCAAAGAATGCTAAAATTTTTCCTATTAGCGCATTTTAATCAATGGGTGAGGCGACTTTGACAATTGCTTTCATTATCCTTTTCCTTCTTCAACTTCTGCTATTCCTAAAATGATTATTGCGCTATTCATGCAATCCGCGATGATGAGCAAATTTAGTGAACAAAAAATCGAAAGACAGACTTTTTCTCCCTGCACGATTTTATTTACTTAATTCTGATACATTTAAAGTCCATCTTTTTCATGTGCCATTTTATTGTTCTCTGAAATTCTAACAGAGGTTATGGCGAAAAATTTTGAAATACAGAATTATTATTTCAATTTTGAAGCAATTTGCTATTTTATGAAATAATTATCGCTATTTTGCACAGACAAATTCAAAAAGGAGATTTAAAATGACTTCCCTCTCTCGAACCAAAAAGGTCGTTTTGTCCTTTTTTGTTGCGTGTTCTCTTCTTTCCTCGCTATCTGTTTTTAAAGCAAGCGCAAATTCTTCATCAAAAGTAGATGTCCTTCAAGCAGTAGATTCTGGCCAAGCCACTTTGTCTGCAACGACCTGGGACCTCGGAGACGTGAGATTTTGTTTTGACGACGATACGACAACGCTAATGCGGTCTGCGAATATCAATCCTGCTTTTGTGCAGGTGAAATTTACAGATGAAATTTCAGTCAGCAAAATCAGAGTTTTATTGGGTGAACCGGGATATCCGTGGATTGACAAGAATGACTGGTTGGTGGAGATTGCAGACAATCAAAGTGATCTAGATAATCACGACGGGAGCTATCGCTTGCTCGTGTCCCAAAAATACGATGTTGCCGGGGAATGGGACGAAGTCTCGTTTTTATATCAGGTCAGCGCGAAAATTTGGAAATTCAATGTTGAACGTACAGTGGGAGATGATCATGTGCATATTCCGGAGTTGGAGTTATGGACAGGAGAAATTTTGCCTGCTAATCAGATAAGAACTGATTACAATGCATTAGTCATTCATTATGATCCAAAGCTTGGCAATGCTTATGGAAATAAAAAAATATCTGAATATTTTTCCTGGTGGCAGGATGGCGATGAACTGATAAATGAATACATCGAATGTTTAAAAAGAGCAAGCGGCGGACAGGTAAATTGGCATGTTGCCTATCATTACGATCTGGAAGAATTTCCTCCAACCACTGATCCGGCTGGTCCTTGGAATGGGGACAATTACGTTAATAATTATTACGGCGCAAAGGCTGAAAAAGAAGGCGATTATTACTCGATCATTTATGACCAAAGATTTGATATTATTAATANNNAGTTGAAACTGGTCAAATCGATGCCGTCTGGCTAATGAGTTTTCCTTTCACTAAATTCTGGGAAACGTGCATGGCAGGTCAGGGCGCTTATAATGTCAATGGACCTCCAGTAGTTGGTATTAATTGTTCAAAAAAGTTTGTTATTTACGGATTCAATTTTGAGAGAATAGTAGGGTGTATGCTTGAAAATACCAGTCACATGACTGAAAACATCATGTTGCGTCATGCGCTGAATTGGCCTCGCAAATGGAGTTTTAATGTTTATACTGAAGTGGATGCCTGGCGAAATCTGAAACAAAGGCAACGAAATGAATGGGAAATTTTTGTATTAACAGATGTGGTGAATTATCCATCTTTTCGCACAGACCCTGAAGCATTTCTTATGGCACCCGGTTTTGCGCAAATTGGAACAGCTCATTATCCCCCCAATGCTGCTTATAATTATGGTTGGCATTGGATTAATGAAAGTTTTTATAATGACAGTCGCTGGGTTGCTGTTAGCGGACAATGGAGTTTGGGCAATGGTGTTTACAGCGCAGATGGCGGATATGGAAAAAGTTTGATGTATGATTCCCCAGATCGCCCTTATTTCGCTTCAAATTTTGTAATGGAATCGGATATAAAAATTCATAGTGCTTCTTCTACTGAAGGAGCAGGCTTTATTTTTCGCTATAATAAATATTCTTCTTCTGCTAATTCAGGAAGTGGTTATTATGTTGGCTTTAATCCGGAATTAAGCAAAGTCATTGCAGCAAAAATTAACAACAATTTTTCTGTCATCGACTCATCTCAAGTTGATTTTAGCGCAGATGAGTGGCATCATATCAAAATTGTTGCCATGAGGGATTCCATTTCTGTGTTTTTAGATGACATGAGTTTCCCTGTTTTGGTGGTGGAGGATACCTCATTCTACGATGGGGCTTTTGGATTTGCGACTTATCAAACTGAAGTTAGTTTTGACAATCTCTTTGTGAACACCTATGCTATTACTTATGCCGATGCCTGGTATAACTACCCTGATTTTTCGTTTTCATCGTCAAGAATGGTTAATTCTTACGATTGGGCTGGCAGACAGGACGATTGGTTCTGTTGGTGGTTCGAACACATTCCAAAAAATTCAGGGACTCATGATGGTGGGATTTTAAATTCGTGGTGGCCCTATATTTTAGACATTAATCGCTTCGATCAAGCAATGGGCTATAGCAATATTATTTTTCCTGACAAGGATAACCAACCGCCAGATCCTCCGCTTAACCTGACTGCCCGGGTCAACTCTACACATTCTATAGCTTTATATTGGCAAGAGCCATTTGACAATATTGGTGTAACGAGATATGAAATTTATCGAGACAACAAAATGATCCAGCAAGTAAGTCGGACTCAATTCACTGACACTGGCCTCAAGCCGGGAGCAATCTACACCTACACGGTCAAGGCGCGTGATGGCTCGGCAAATGTCTCAGAAGGGGTGAGTTTGACTGTTCAGACGGAAGGTGGGACGAATTATGATCTCATAAATGGCGATTTTGAACTAAGTAGTGAGAACTTGCCTTTTTGCTGGATTTACGAGGCATTCAATAATGTCGCTGTTTTCCAATGGGAGGCAGGAACAGGAAGAAACAATTCTCATTGCGTTAGTATCGATATTCCTTCTGATCAGTTAGATGATGCTCGCTGGATACAGGAAATTCAGCTTTTGCCCAATAAAACTTACAAATTAACTGGCTGGATCAAAGGGGAAAATATCACGCTGGTGCAGGGGAATATCGGAGCGAATCTTTGTGTGATGGGTGGTTTTGAGCATAGTCCGTCACTTTCCGGCACTTTTGATTGGCAAAAAACGGAATTAGAATTTACGACTCCAGCAAATGGAATCGTAACCATTGGCTGCAGACTGGGTTTTTATGGCAGTATTTTGCATGGCAAAGCCTGGTTTGATGATTTGACTTTGACTTTACTGGATTCAACTGTTCAATTTGCCGGTAATGTGAAATATGACCATAGTCAAAAACCGATACCTGATGCTGATATTTATGTCGATGATCAGGCGATTTGCACAACTAACTCTGCCGGTCAATTTTCTGCTTCGGATATTTCAGTTGGGACGCACACAGTCTCTGTAATGAAAGAAAAAACAGAGGACACTGCGATCAGCGGAGCAGATGTCCTGATGTTAATGAAAAATCTGGCATTTTTGATCACTTTGAATGATGACCAGAAAATCGCGGCAGATGTAACAAAGGACGGCGATCTTAGCGGCGCAGACGTGCAGGCGATGATGCGGCATCTGGCATTTTTTACTACAAATACCTCCCACACTGGCGAATGGCGATTTTTTCCTGAAGATACAACGATCGATTTCAGCGAAGATACTAATGTTGATTTTGTCGGATATTTGCTCGGCGACGTCAATTTGAGTTGGTCAAATTCAGCATTACTGTCCAAAAACGGAAGGAATGGAACTATTTTCGATCTAAAATTCGGCGCTCCGGAGCAGTCGGAAACAGCAGAAATTTCCATCCCATTAATCCTGAATACTTCTGACGAAAAGATGAATACACTTCTGTTCTCGATGACTTACCCGGCTTCGGCGTTGAAATTCAAGCGAGTTGAATGGACACGAAGTTTGAGCAGTTTTCAGAAAGTGATCAATAGCGAAAAAGAAGGAAAATTGCATCTAGCGATGGCAGGGGTTACAGGAATTTCTTTCAATGAAGCGATCGGATATTTAGTTTTTGAAAAGAATGCTGTGCAAAGAAATCAGCTTGAATTGCAATTCACAAGAGCGATAGTCAATGACAAGGAACTGAAAGACTTGCCAATTCTCATTCTGAACCAAAATCCGACTCATGTGCCTGACAAATTTGCCTTGCAGCAAAATTTCCCCAATCCATTTAATTCGATGACCATCATTCAATATCAATTGCCGCAAAAAAGTGAGGTTGATATTGCTATTTACAATTGCCTTGGTCAAAGGATTAAGACGTTGATTTGCGGAAAAAGGGAGGCGGGATGTTATCAAATCATCTGGAATGGCAAAGATGAACATGGAAAAGAGGTTGGATCAGGAATTTATTTTTACTATCTGAAGACTAGAAATCATATTATCGGCAAAAAAATGGTGGTCATCCAGTAACTATTGTTTCCATAAATAAATAACTAAACAAATAGGAGAAAAAATGAAAGCATGCATCAATTTTCTCGTTATTGTCGTTTCTTTTTTATTTTTTTGTTTTCTTTCAGCACAGGCGCAAACAAATGGGGCCAATCAGATATTAGTTCATGACTCTGCTGTAAGCCCAAAAACAGGATTTCCCAGCCACATTTTCCTAGGAAATGGGGCAAGTATGCAGACAAATGAAATTTTTCAAAATTTAACCAATGAACTAAACGATGAGCTATTTGCCATGCCGTTAGCTGATGTGATTGTCGAAGATTTTCTCGTCAATGATCACCTGACCGCAGACAATGCTGGCCACGATTATTCTGCCGTAGCTTATGCGGACAATGGCAAATACATTATTTGTTGGGCTGATGATCGCAACGGAAATTGGGATATTTATGCCCAGATTTATAATGCTGATGGCTGATGGTTCTTTGTTC from Calditrichota bacterium includes:
- a CDS encoding type III pantothenate kinase, which translates into the protein MYLMAVDIGNTNVVIGIFQDDKIIYHWRISSKVPRTEDEFWIFVNSLFQTHAVKIGEISYAIISSVVPDLTQPFMNLMKKYFKVDPLVVDADLDTGLKLLVDNPASVGADRICNCVAGFQKYGGPLVVLDFGTATTFDVVTKKCEFIGGIIAPGIEMTATILHQLAAKLPKVELKFPKNVVGKNTETNIQAGLMYGTVELIDGLIRRIEEELNEKVKVVATGGLADVVSPHLKTTVAIEPDLTLLGMRLIFERLS
- a CDS encoding T9SS type A sorting domain-containing protein, with product MAGQGAYNVNGPPVVGINCSKKFVIYGFNFERIVGCMLENTSHMTENIMLRHALNWPRKWSFNVYTEVDAWRNLKQRQRNEWEIFVLTDVVNYPSFRTDPEAFLMAPGFAQIGTAHYPPNAAYNYGWHWINESFYNDSRWVAVSGQWSLGNGVYSADGGYGKSLMYDSPDRPYFASNFVMESDIKIHSASSTEGAGFIFRYNKYSSSANSGSGYYVGFNPELSKVIAAKINNNFSVIDSSQVDFSADEWHHIKIVAMRDSISVFLDDMSFPVLVVEDTSFYDGAFGFATYQTEVSFDNLFVNTYAITYADAWYNYPDFSFSSSRMVNSYDWAGRQDDWFCWWFEHIPKNSGTHDGGILNSWWPYILDINRFDQAMGYSNIIFPDKDNQPPDPPLNLTARVNSTHSIALYWQEPFDNIGVTRYEIYRDNKMIQQVSRTQFTDTGLKPGAIYTYTVKARDGSANVSEGVSLTVQTEGGTNYDLINGDFELSSENLPFCWIYEAFNNVAVFQWEAGTGRNNSHCVSIDIPSDQLDDARWIQEIQLLPNKTYKLTGWIKGENITLVQGNIGANLCVMGGFEHSPSLSGTFDWQKTELEFTTPANGIVTIGCRLGFYGSILHGKAWFDDLTLTLLDSTVQFAGNVKYDHSQKPIPDADIYVDDQAICTTNSAGQFSASDISVGTHTVSVMKEKTEDTAISGADVLMLMKNLAFLITLNDDQKIAADVTKDGDLSGADVQAMMRHLAFFTTNTSHTGEWRFFPEDTTIDFSEDTNVDFVGYLLGDVNLSWSNSALLSKNGRNGTIFDLKFGAPEQSETAEISIPLILNTSDEKMNTLLFSMTYPASALKFKRVEWTRSLSSFQKVINSEKEGKLHLAMAGVTGISFNEAIGYLVFEKNAVQRNQLELQFTRAIVNDKELKDLPILILNQNPTHVPDKFALQQNFPNPFNSMTIIQYQLPQKSEVDIAIYNCLGQRIKTLICGKREAGCYQIIWNGKDEHGKEVGSGIYFYYLKTRNHIIGKKMVVIQ